tcttaaaaacaccaaaaagtgccaaaaatgcaaagaagaccttcggcagcactttcgatcgccgaaccatgcgtccagagacgaaagtccactactttcggccgccgaatctctactttcgacgccgaaccttcagaacataaccgaaagtccagcctccgaaactcaacttaggcagccgaaaatgcgctctattgtactctttccttattcaagaagccatatcccaagttgccatatttgaggagccaaataagggaagtatcttgagatccaaatctccaagattcacattcaattattggatttcaagatcccccttattaaggaaagaaaatccaaagatcacatgtttcctacttagtggcatgcatattcaaaattcaaaaggagtctccaccttccttattagtgcatgggcagcctcttaactcttaaggcaacatcttgaagacctaggacagcaattaaaaagactaaagagcccccacttgccttctatcacatgtgactcgtttttgccttcactcatgcacaaacaaggcacatgcaacaccaaggacactttggacagcctctaaaagtctcctggacttccatgaaaccctaggcagcctctcaagacttatttaaaggcttcaagaagacaagaaaggcagaattcaactctccaaattcggccaagcaagggcagccacactccaaggggcttctcccctcaatttcggtttttctttcttcttttctttaattttctgttttggttcagccatgagtggctgaaaccttaattctagttgaagtttggttgaaactaaggttgtttaaaaggttgtgagatctgaacataaagtgtttgattttggtttattcaatattcatgcaattgtgcttaattctaagattgctttgttgttttgatcaaattggccacttgattattgattgcaaagttaattgattgttggtaggaatatttgttagtccgtaattgctggaaatattctgacctaagaacacttggtgtaaaaactaaggaattgcatgatctagcaacatctcatgcgtttgagtagctaggattggatctctctcattctttatgcaattgacaattgttttgatgcctatggcccaaggacgttccttggcaatttgttaattagtaattgattataggacgttccctaatcgatttaatcataaggggagatatggtggtgagaagcgttttccacccccataaccaacctattgagtcaatcaagataaccatgtttcaatgatcaacccaaacaaccaaagtggatccatatcttcaactagaattttctcatattgatttctctcttattttagattacttgctgttttaattgctttcaatagttgttaatcaaatcatctcaaaacccccctttttacttttattgcacttgttcctatttctctttgatcacttgctttcacttgtgccttcaattagttctattggtcttgattgagataaataaataggtaatcaattctctgtggatacgatccttcaccactgtctgcagttgtaaattgtaggtaaccaaaaaggttatttttgaccggcttcgacaaccgcttctGTCAACCGTCATTCACTGGTCCTGTTCCCAGCCTCTGAGGTCTTTCTGTAGTAGGATTTTGCTGGGGCCTTTCTCCTTCCGGTTTTTTCATAAAGTTCTGTAGGTGTCCTCTTTTAATCAGCCTTTCAATCTCGCTGATCAACTGGTAACATttattggtgtcgtggccgtgcgtacgatggtactgacaatatttgtcaggatctcttTGGCTTGCTTCAGCCTTCATGGGCTTGAGCCATTGAAGAAACTCCTTGTtttggactgccatgagcacttcggctcagGAGGTATTGAGAGGGTTCAGGGTCTCAGGAACTCGTGGAGGGAATGGTCTTTGGTCCCTCCGATCCTAGGGTTGTCTGTATGCCTCAGGCTTTCTGTTTTGCCTCTTTTCATGTCTTTTCGGCCTcctctcctccggggcttttcCTCTGTCTGCTACCTTATTGGCGAATCTGCTCGTCATCAAGGCATCATCCTACCTTATGTATTttctgccctcttcatcagctctgcTAGCGAGGTAGGGGGCTTCCTACTCAACGAGCCGAAGAACTCGGGAGAGGTGGTCTCTTTTTGCATGGCTTCCACCGCCCTACTCTCATCTAGCTCAGGGATCtacagggcctccgtattgaaataGGCTATATACTCCCTTAAGGATTCATTCCTCCTTTGCTTGACCGTCTGCAGGTAACTAGTTTTTTTGTCTGCCTGCACTTCTACTATGAACCGATTGATGAATACATTGGCAAGGTCTCTGAAGCTTCTAATACTTCCAGCTTCCAAGCTATTGAACCACACCCGTGCTGGCCCTGTGAGCGTCgtggggaataccttgcacatcaaggcatccgataaggtctgcagctccatgaaattTTTATAGTTAAGGATGTGCTCCTTGGGATTTCCCGTTCCGTCATATGCTGCCATAGGCGGCATCATGAACTTTTTGGGGATGGTCTCCTGTTGCACCCATCTCGAGAAGGGTGAGGATGCTGGTAAGAGGGTCTGATTGTGATCTTTCGCCCCCAACTTGGCCAAGAGCTGTTCTCTCATTTTCTACAGCTTTTGATctacattttcttcttcttgtctGGGCCTCTTCTCCACGCGATACTTCTCCTTCCATTCTTTGTTCTCTGTTCTTCTGGTTGTTCTGGCAGAGTAACTGAGGTGGATGGGCCAGTTGTTCCCTCTCCTGCACAGCCTCTTGGCCGAGCTGGGGGTGAGGAGACTGAGGTCCAAAAGAGGCACGATCTTAAGGCCGAATGGTCTGGGCCGACCCATTTAAGAGGCCTCGTGAACTTTGGACTAGAGCTGTCATCAGAGGTTCGGTCTCATATCGGGGTGGTGAAACACAGCGGTCATCACTCATATTCTTAAATTCAGATAAATCATAACTTTTTTAACTTCTTATAGataatttagaaataaatttaaattgaaaaataaaaatttatattttttacccGAACTATATAGTACATGAgcaaatttaatcttttaaattatctattttttattatgacTAAATATAttgagaataatttttttttatttacaaaaattcattcttttgaaaaaaaaaatttttttgaggTTGATGCAACACTTTTCTATGAAAgttaaacatttaaatataattgtcGATTAATGAAACGATTATTTACTTTTAGATATAAATTTCTAAACATGAATTTATTGGCttcattattttgaaattaaatcatatcatattatcacAACGGTCTctcttttggattttttttttcttctgtcaATCTCAGTCAGTAATCATATCACATTATTCTAATCTATTTCAGTTGTTAGTCCTCCTTCTTTGACTTAGCATGTGGTGTCTTAGACCTACATGTATTTGGAGAGATCTAAATGACAGCTGGATACAGCATGCTATAAGtccaaattattaataaaatcaatttgcTTATACAAAGTAAAAAGACTGGAAAACgtggtttattattatttcaatatcAATGGCATTCTCTTTAACTACCACTACTCATTCTTCTTTCAAGCTCACATCTCTGGATGTGTTTCAGTGTCACATTCAGACATTAGAAAGAGAGAGGGAAATGGAGAAGATACAAGGAGCTGCTAGAAAACATGTTCTAAtacttcctctgcctctgcaaGGACACATAAATCCAATGCTGCAATTCTCCAAGCGACTAGCCAGCAAAGGACTCAAAGTGACACTACTCACCTTCACCGGCAAACCAACCACCCAAGGCGAAGATGGGTTACTAAGCTTTGAATCCATTTCCAATACTAGCGAAGAAAGCAGGATGGATATGGATGCTGATGACTATATGAAGAAATTGCAAGACATGGTGGCATTAAAATTGCCAGCAATTGTTGCAAAGCATGAGGAGTCTGGTTTCCCCGTGAGTTGCCTTATATACGACTCGTTCATGCCATGGGCTCTGGAGCTAGCCAGAAAGATTGGAATCTCTCCAGCGCCATTCTTCACGGAATCATGTGCAGTTTGTGCTATCTATTACGCACTTCACGAAGGGAAGCTTAAAATTCCAACTGATGATGAGGCCTCTGTATCACTACAAGGGCTGCCACCCCTTGAGGCCTACGACTTGCCCTCTTTCTTTTATGACTTGGAAAAGTACCAAGATGTATTGAGCTATTTGGCCAGTCAGTTTTTGAACATTGAAGAAGTTGATTGGATCTTTTGCAATACTTTCGACATCTTGGAACAAGAGGTATGTAACTGCACTAGTTTTAACATTACAATATATTtgtatagaaaaataatttttatattttgtaatgTTAAAAAACGTAGAAAAATTTGTTAAAAGACCAAAGAAAAATTAAGTTTATCTTAATAAGAAAAGTAACTTTATCCTTTTAGAGAATTCTATGGATAGCATTGAACTTTCTATAAATGAATTAGgttaataatttttgttttttaatattatgattaaataataaaaaaattattctcttGAAAAtcatttttacaaaatttatatattaaaaaaaacaataattaacTGCATTAtggcaaaaaaagaaaaattaactgcATATGCGTGCTTAAGAGAATTAACTTTAAGCATTATCCATTAACAATTGTTTACGTATATATTTGTcactaaaaataaatcataattatTGACAAGTTTTTGTTGCttgcaaattaaattaattatgtctTTTGTCcacttgattagtgggactagtgaaattttaattctcattcacattattattaaagaaaaattgaaaCCATGcactttatttaatttcttaaaggGTAAGGAATGcagctaataaaaaaaaaacaaaagaggcTAGCTTCACTCACTATtcaaatttctctttttttaattatttaatattaaataataatatttcctTTATCCTCTAAATCTGAACAAGACATTTTTTATTGGGCTTAATATGTGTGCAGttgtatattataatttttattaatacaactTCCTAAATTATCAGATGGTGAATTGGATGGCAAACAAATGGCCAATCAAATCAATTGGACCAACAATTCCTTCAATGTTCTTAGACAAGCGGCTAGAGGATGACAAGGAATATGGTCTCAGCCTCTTCAAGCCCAATTCAGATGCTTGCATGAAGTGGCTAGACGCAAAGGAACCATACTCAGTTGTTTACGTATCTTTTGGGAGCCTGGCAGCCCTTGGAGAAGCACAAATGACAGAACTGGCCTGGGGTCTAAAAAGAAGCAACACCTGCTTCTTATGGGTAGTAAGAGAGCCCGAAAAAGAAAAACTTCCAAACAACTTCATAGAAGAGACTAAAGAAATGGGACTAGTTGTAACATGGAGTCCTCAATTGGAAGTCCTGGCTCATAAGTCTGTGGGGTGTTTTGTAACTCATTGTGGGTGGAACTCAATATTGGAGGCATTAAGCTTTGGAGTGCCAATGGTGGCCATGCCACAGTGGACGGATCAGCCAACCAATGCAAAATTTGTAAGTGATGTTTGGAAAGTAGGAATTAGAGTAAAGGTAGATGAAGAAGGGATTGCTACTAAAGAAGAGATTGAGAGATGCATGAGAGAAGTCATGGAAGGAGAAACAAGAAATGAGATGAAGAAGAATTTAGAGAAATGGAAGAAACTAGCTTGCCTGGCTGTAGATGAAGGTGGAAGCTCCGACAAGAACATCGAGGAATTTACAACAAAACTTACGTGTAGTTCTAATGGTTTTAAAGAGTGAGAAACAATTAGTTCTTCTATTAGATTAATAGATCTATgttcgatttaatttatgtttgttttgggttaagaattttattttctttaataatttCCATCATAACGATtacaaatattcaaaataataaaaaaaatatttttcttctagtatatagatttttttttttcaagaaagAAATAATTTGATTAACAACAAACATGCATATGCATAAGCATAAAAAGATGGTGATGTCATGAGTACACCTCATCCACACCCAGATATGTTCATCTTCATAAATACCGCTCACACTACTTGCTAGGGCATGAACTGCGCTATCACTCTCTCGCAAAATATACTTAAGTACGAAAGTTCTATATCCAATGATGAACTATCGTAAATCATTTACACTTGGGGTACAttacaacatttatatttaaaggATTAGCTATatttattaatgtttatttttgCCTTTTTGCTATATCAATTTATTGAGGTGTCTAGCATaatatcttatatatatatacacgccacaaccttttaaaaatttagaagatGGACTAGgacattattttaattaaatatgtcATAGTATTCCTTACTTCTATGTCATCTAactattttttatctttatatttaattgtaTCTCAACCTTATTCTACACTTCAAATATATCTATTGATTGAGtctcattaaataaataaatatgtccacaatatgaaaaattattagtaatagtgataaaatatttttcttcactAAAATAGAACATCAAATTATCTGCAAACATTCATGTGTATTATTTCAAAAGCCGATTGCTTCCTATGGCTTCTTATTGTGTATGATTTGTTTTCCTTCATACAATTCATATACACACATCAGAATCAACAAAAGTAGATTCAAACAAATCTCATTACTTATCTTGATAATCTTTCTTTGAATATGTGATCCAAATATTTTTGCCACAAGAAAGTAGAATTCTCATTTAATTTACTACACTTAATTTCAATATTACTATAAACATTAATCAagaatcaaaaaaattattatcaagtTTCAGTTTATATAAACTATTAGTGAGAATTTTATAGCTAATAATGGaatatcattattatataaattgaaatattCATGTCTAAACTTAATGTGAAACCTAAATACATTAAGTTTTGAAATTGAAATAGTAATTTCCACTTGAAGGTATATAGAAAGTTTGTAAAGATCTAAATGATAATCATTATCCAAGACCAAGCGGTAATTCTCTACGCTTCAACTGGAACCTTCAAGCGTTCCCTATAAATAGGAATCTTTAATTGGGTAATGATTTGGATTATAATGAATCCACACATCATATTGAATACATGAGTAGTAATAACATAATCAAGCCACCAAGTATCATTATAAACTTTAATTGGGTTTGATTAAAAAAGGACACCAATAGAAATGTTTCCTCATAAAGTATCATTAGAAGAagttttcttcttgaacttGTTGGGTTTCACTTTTCCTTTGTTAACTTTTAAATTCTGTAAGTTTGTTTGTCACTTGTTTCCTTCTAAGT
The sequence above is a segment of the Manihot esculenta cultivar AM560-2 chromosome 5, M.esculenta_v8, whole genome shotgun sequence genome. Coding sequences within it:
- the LOC110616274 gene encoding UDP-glycosyltransferase 74E2 yields the protein MEKIQGAARKHVLILPLPLQGHINPMLQFSKRLASKGLKVTLLTFTGKPTTQGEDGLLSFESISNTSEESRMDMDADDYMKKLQDMVALKLPAIVAKHEESGFPVSCLIYDSFMPWALELARKIGISPAPFFTESCAVCAIYYALHEGKLKIPTDDEASVSLQGLPPLEAYDLPSFFYDLEKYQDVLSYLASQFLNIEEVDWIFCNTFDILEQEMVNWMANKWPIKSIGPTIPSMFLDKRLEDDKEYGLSLFKPNSDACMKWLDAKEPYSVVYVSFGSLAALGEAQMTELAWGLKRSNTCFLWVVREPEKEKLPNNFIEETKEMGLVVTWSPQLEVLAHKSVGCFVTHCGWNSILEALSFGVPMVAMPQWTDQPTNAKFVSDVWKVGIRVKVDEEGIATKEEIERCMREVMEGETRNEMKKNLEKWKKLACLAVDEGGSSDKNIEEFTTKLTCSSNGFKE